The Moorena producens PAL-8-15-08-1 genomic interval TTAAAAAGTTGATCGACATCACTCGTGCTGAAGAGGGCTGCTTGCAATACGATTTGCATCAGAACAATGAAAATCCAGCTCACTTTCTGTTTTTTGAAAATTGGGAATCCCGTGAGCTGTGGCAGAAGCATATGGGTGCCCAGCACCTGAAGGATTACATGGCTGCAACTGATGGCGCGGTTGAGGA includes:
- a CDS encoding putative quinol monooxygenase gives rise to the protein MAKLTLVAHITAKADKIDLVKTELKKLIDITRAEEGCLQYDLHQNNENPAHFLFFENWESRELWQKHMGAQHLKDYMAATDGAVEEFSFNEMTQIG